In a single window of the Nocardioides sp. L-11A genome:
- a CDS encoding substrate-binding domain-containing protein — protein MSVRKSLTATFAAAVATSAVTMIASPAHAAYTEQPYDSKPAPTAADLVGGGSDTTMIAMYEVAELWNNGAKAGYGQAFDIASFDAFGGGDIPLGNGTEILRPNGSGKGRDALIANPAMDFARSSSAISGSAAETLEGIPFALDTVEMAVSNNGGGTASAAPATLTLEQLQDIYDCSVTNWNQVGGSNAPIRPLVPQSGSGTLSFFTSSLGVATGACVKDYIDANGNGTKDPGEASVQEHDVTAVQTDPNAIVPISKGRASLVANNPVRLVGGAQVSFKRAVYNLVRATEITKPEIQAFFGPDGFLCSAAANEAIARGGLTQLATEANDGVCGSPADSTSNFTTNEVVASATTLTGANLAAGVRLTATVSGSSQPTGSVSFYEGATLLQKVTVVSGQGNYVVPSPTVGAHTYKAVFTPNNAKFLGSETTTTVNYAPPATGPSPALAAAQAQFDKAQAKVKKVKKQLKKATGAKKVKLKKKLKKAKQAKKTAAAAVVAAS, from the coding sequence ATGTCCGTACGCAAGTCCCTCACGGCCACCTTCGCGGCCGCGGTGGCCACGTCGGCGGTGACGATGATCGCCTCTCCGGCCCACGCCGCCTACACCGAGCAGCCCTATGACAGCAAGCCCGCGCCGACCGCGGCCGACCTGGTCGGTGGCGGCTCCGACACGACCATGATCGCCATGTACGAGGTGGCCGAGCTCTGGAACAACGGCGCCAAGGCCGGCTACGGCCAGGCCTTCGACATCGCGTCCTTTGACGCCTTCGGCGGCGGCGACATCCCGCTGGGGAACGGCACCGAGATCCTCCGCCCCAACGGGTCCGGGAAGGGACGAGACGCCCTCATCGCCAACCCGGCGATGGACTTCGCGCGATCGTCCTCCGCGATCAGCGGGTCCGCGGCCGAGACGTTGGAGGGCATCCCGTTCGCTCTGGACACCGTGGAGATGGCGGTGTCCAACAACGGCGGCGGTACGGCCTCGGCCGCTCCCGCGACGCTCACCCTCGAGCAGCTGCAGGACATCTATGACTGCTCGGTGACCAACTGGAACCAGGTCGGCGGCAGCAACGCCCCCATCAGGCCGCTCGTCCCGCAGTCGGGCTCGGGGACGCTGAGCTTCTTCACGTCGAGCCTCGGCGTCGCGACGGGCGCCTGTGTCAAGGACTACATCGACGCCAACGGCAACGGCACCAAGGACCCGGGCGAGGCCAGTGTCCAGGAGCACGACGTCACGGCCGTCCAGACCGACCCGAACGCGATCGTCCCGATCTCCAAGGGCCGTGCGAGTCTGGTGGCGAACAACCCGGTGCGTCTCGTCGGCGGTGCGCAGGTCTCGTTCAAGCGCGCTGTCTACAACCTGGTGCGCGCGACGGAGATCACGAAGCCCGAGATCCAGGCGTTCTTCGGTCCTGACGGCTTCCTGTGCTCCGCGGCCGCCAACGAGGCAATCGCCCGAGGTGGTCTGACCCAGCTCGCCACCGAGGCCAACGACGGCGTCTGTGGTTCGCCGGCCGACAGCACCTCCAACTTCACCACCAACGAGGTCGTGGCCAGCGCGACCACGCTGACCGGTGCCAACCTGGCCGCGGGCGTCCGGCTGACCGCGACCGTCTCCGGCTCTTCGCAGCCGACGGGATCGGTGTCCTTCTACGAGGGTGCGACTCTGCTGCAGAAGGTCACGGTCGTGTCGGGCCAGGGCAACTACGTCGTCCCGTCCCCGACGGTCGGCGCGCACACCTACAAGGCCGTCTTCACGCCCAACAACGCGAAGTTCCTCGGCTCGGAGACGACCACCACGGTGAACTACGCCCCGCCGGCCACCGGTCCGTCCCCGGCCCTCGCCGCGGCCCAGGCCCAGTTCGACAAGGCCCAGGCCAAGGTGAAGAAGGTCAAGAAGCAGCTCAAGAAGGCCACGGGCGCCAAGAAGGTCAAGCTGAAGAAGAAGCTGAAGAAGGCCAAGCAGGCCAAGAAGACCGCCGCCGCCGCGGTCGTCGCCGCGTCCTGA
- a CDS encoding class E sortase produces MTTLDVPRAGFRAGRPAGPPSRVETAGSVVSTSTTMVALVTLWMALQMLVLGGVAQERSQSLLYQEFRAQVAAATAPVGPVTEPGAPVALLEIPRLGMQQVVVEGTASGDLLAGPGHLRNTVLPGQAGTSVVLGRAATYGSPFAEVDRLEPGDRIEVTVGQGRAVFTVQGLRRSGDPLPQPLASGRSRLTLVTAEGQGRLRAIAPGEVLYVDAESSSAFPAPSGLPPTVPESEKPMGIDTGVLPLLALDLALLLALTLGVIAARQRWSLVHVWVVATPLAIALAWVTTDGVMRLLPNLT; encoded by the coding sequence ATGACCACGCTCGACGTGCCGCGGGCCGGGTTCCGCGCGGGCCGGCCGGCCGGCCCCCCGAGCCGGGTCGAGACGGCAGGCTCGGTGGTCAGTACGTCGACCACGATGGTCGCCCTGGTCACGCTATGGATGGCGCTGCAGATGCTCGTCCTCGGTGGCGTCGCGCAGGAGCGCAGCCAGTCGCTGCTGTACCAGGAGTTCCGGGCGCAGGTCGCCGCGGCGACCGCGCCGGTCGGTCCGGTCACGGAGCCGGGCGCCCCGGTCGCGCTGCTGGAGATCCCGCGTCTGGGGATGCAGCAGGTCGTCGTCGAGGGGACCGCGTCGGGCGACCTCCTCGCCGGTCCGGGCCACCTCCGCAACACGGTGCTGCCGGGGCAGGCCGGCACGTCGGTGGTGCTCGGCCGCGCGGCGACGTACGGCAGCCCGTTCGCGGAGGTCGACCGCCTCGAGCCCGGTGACCGGATCGAGGTCACCGTCGGCCAGGGCCGCGCCGTGTTCACCGTGCAGGGGCTGCGCCGTAGCGGCGACCCGCTGCCCCAGCCGCTCGCGAGCGGTCGCTCGCGACTCACCCTGGTCACCGCCGAGGGCCAGGGCCGGCTGCGGGCGATCGCTCCGGGTGAGGTCCTCTATGTCGACGCCGAGTCGTCCTCGGCGTTCCCCGCGCCGTCCGGCCTGCCGCCGACGGTGCCCGAGTCGGAGAAGCCGATGGGCATCGACACAGGGGTGCTGCCCCTGCTCGCCCTCGATCTCGCGCTGCTCCTGGCGTTGACCCTCGGGGTCATCGCCGCCCGTCAGAGATGGTCGCTGGTGCACGTGTGGGTGGTTGCGACCCCCCTCGCGATCGCCCTGGCCTGGGTGACGACCGACGGAGTGATGCGGCTCCTGCCCAACCTGACCTGA
- a CDS encoding phosphate ABC transporter ATP-binding protein, protein MLAQLEAREITAWFGDHKVLDRVSLTMDAGRITALIGPSGCGKSTFLRILNRMHELVPSAQLAGEVLLDGEDIYDPGKRLIDARRSIGMVFQKPNPFPAMSIQENVLAGLKLTGTRMRKSDKDDLVESCLVKGGLWNEVKDRLDAPGGGLSGGQQQRLCIARSLAIRPRVLLMDEPCSALDPTSTRVIEETMLDLAREVTIVIVTHNMQQAARVSDQCAFFLASQGRPGVIVEHGKTEAMFQSPQDSRTYDYVNGRFG, encoded by the coding sequence GTGCTCGCGCAGCTGGAGGCGCGGGAGATCACGGCGTGGTTCGGCGACCACAAGGTCCTCGACCGGGTCTCGCTCACCATGGACGCCGGGCGGATCACCGCCCTGATCGGGCCGTCCGGCTGCGGCAAGTCCACCTTCCTGCGCATCCTCAACCGGATGCACGAGCTGGTCCCGTCGGCGCAGTTGGCCGGCGAGGTGCTGCTCGACGGTGAGGACATCTACGACCCGGGCAAGCGGCTCATCGACGCCCGCCGCTCGATCGGCATGGTGTTCCAGAAGCCGAACCCGTTCCCGGCGATGTCGATCCAGGAGAACGTGCTCGCCGGCCTCAAGCTCACCGGCACCCGGATGCGGAAGTCCGACAAGGACGACCTCGTCGAGTCCTGCCTGGTCAAGGGCGGCCTGTGGAACGAGGTCAAGGACCGCCTCGACGCACCCGGCGGCGGCCTCTCCGGCGGTCAGCAGCAGCGGCTGTGCATCGCGCGGTCGCTCGCGATCCGGCCGCGGGTGCTGCTCATGGACGAGCCCTGCTCGGCCCTCGACCCGACGTCCACCCGGGTGATCGAGGAGACCATGCTCGACCTCGCCCGCGAGGTGACGATCGTGATCGTCACCCACAACATGCAGCAGGCCGCCCGGGTCTCCGACCAGTGCGCCTTCTTCCTCGCCTCCCAGGGCCGGCCGGGCGTGATCGTCGAGCACGGGAAGACCGAGGCGATGTTCCAGAGCCCACAGGACTCCCGCACCTACGACTACGTCAACGGCCGCTTCGGCTGA